In one Aggregicoccus sp. 17bor-14 genomic region, the following are encoded:
- the ruvC gene encoding crossover junction endodeoxyribonuclease RuvC produces MRVLGVDPGSRFMGYGVVEERRGRLVHVGHGVIKVDPDAPLEQRLMVLHTELAHAIALYKPAAVAVEGLFTFRNARSALVLGHARGVALLAASQAGLSVHEYAPSRVKKAVGAGGADGKDAVARMVRIVLQMPELAHERADSSDALAVALCHLNLHRGALASGAAQPAQKSGARGKKGAFAHLEGRLSPSYKRPEAG; encoded by the coding sequence TTGCGCGTTCTAGGGGTGGATCCCGGCAGTCGCTTCATGGGCTACGGCGTCGTGGAGGAGCGGCGCGGCCGGCTCGTGCACGTGGGCCACGGCGTCATCAAGGTGGACCCCGACGCGCCGCTCGAGCAGCGGCTCATGGTGCTGCACACGGAGCTCGCGCACGCCATCGCGCTCTACAAGCCCGCGGCCGTGGCGGTGGAGGGGCTCTTCACCTTCCGCAACGCGCGCAGCGCCCTGGTGCTGGGGCACGCGCGCGGGGTCGCGCTGCTCGCCGCCTCGCAGGCGGGCCTGAGCGTGCACGAGTACGCGCCCAGCCGCGTGAAGAAGGCGGTGGGCGCGGGCGGCGCGGACGGCAAGGACGCGGTGGCGCGCATGGTGCGCATCGTGCTGCAGATGCCCGAGCTCGCGCACGAGCGCGCGGACTCGAGCGACGCGCTCGCCGTCGCGCTCTGCCACCTGAACCTGCACCGCGGCGCGCTCGCGAGTGGCGCTGCGCAGCCCGCGCAGAAGTCAGGGGCGCGCGGTAAGAAGGGGGCTTTCGCGCACCTGGAGGGCCGGCTCAGCCCCTCCTACAAGCGCCCGGAGGCCGGATGA
- the ruvA gene encoding Holliday junction branch migration protein RuvA: MIAALNGRVAEKSLGEAVIDVQGVGYRVAFSNLALGRLPPEGEGVQVRVRTVVREDALDLYGFLTRGEEEMFLLLTSVSGVGPKLALNVLSGLEVPELAVALGRGEVSRLTKIHGVGKKTAERLVLELKEKVKELHLEAVASSLGGASAPAPASGAKSDLVSALLNLGYKGPQAEKAADLASERLGPEAPFQQLFREALKSVRSSA, encoded by the coding sequence ATGATCGCAGCGCTGAACGGACGGGTGGCCGAGAAGAGCCTCGGCGAGGCCGTCATCGACGTGCAGGGCGTGGGCTACCGCGTCGCCTTCTCCAACCTCGCGCTCGGGCGGCTGCCGCCCGAGGGGGAGGGCGTGCAGGTGCGCGTGCGCACCGTGGTGCGCGAGGACGCGCTGGACCTCTACGGCTTCCTCACCCGCGGCGAGGAGGAGATGTTCCTGCTGCTCACCAGCGTCTCGGGCGTGGGGCCGAAGCTCGCGCTCAACGTGCTCTCCGGCCTCGAGGTCCCCGAGCTCGCGGTGGCGCTGGGGCGCGGCGAGGTGAGCCGGCTGACCAAGATCCACGGCGTGGGCAAGAAGACGGCCGAGCGCCTGGTGCTGGAGCTGAAGGAGAAGGTGAAGGAGCTGCACCTGGAGGCGGTCGCCAGCTCCCTGGGCGGTGCGAGCGCTCCGGCGCCCGCGAGCGGGGCGAAGAGTGATCTCGTGTCCGCATTGCTCAACCTCGGGTACAAGGGTCCCCAGGCCGAGAAGGCAGCAGATCTCGCGAGCGAGCGGCTCGGGCCCGAGGCCCCCTTCCAGCAGCTGTTCCGCGAGGCACTCAAGTCCGTGCGCTCCAGCGCATGA
- a CDS encoding tRNA-uridine aminocarboxypropyltransferase: MRSSTPADLAGRCKHCWVQERFCFCADVPRVETRTRFLVVRHGRETWKTSNTARIALLALTRGRLLPYSVPGEPFDAAALEAPNTWLLYPGASGPPAHAPPPEQVVVIDGSWSQARRMVHRLPQLRGLPRLSLPPPVPGTKRLRQPPHADGMSTLEAIAEAVALLEGEEKAAPLRALHQRMVQAVWEGRGGMEAAIAALRGNAAP; encoded by the coding sequence ATGAGGAGCTCCACCCCGGCGGACCTGGCCGGACGCTGCAAGCACTGCTGGGTGCAGGAGCGCTTCTGCTTCTGCGCAGATGTCCCCCGCGTGGAGACGCGCACGCGCTTCCTCGTGGTGCGCCACGGGCGCGAGACCTGGAAGACGAGCAACACCGCGCGCATCGCGCTGCTCGCCCTCACCCGCGGGCGGCTGCTGCCCTACAGCGTGCCCGGCGAGCCCTTCGACGCGGCGGCGCTCGAGGCGCCCAACACCTGGCTGCTCTATCCCGGAGCCTCGGGCCCTCCCGCCCATGCGCCGCCCCCCGAGCAGGTGGTGGTCATCGACGGCAGCTGGAGCCAGGCGCGGCGCATGGTGCACCGGCTGCCGCAGCTGCGCGGGCTGCCCCGCCTGTCCCTGCCCCCGCCGGTCCCGGGCACGAAGCGGCTTCGCCAGCCCCCGCACGCGGACGGCATGTCCACGCTGGAGGCCATCGCCGAGGCGGTGGCGCTGCTGGAGGGCGAGGAGAAGGCCGCCCCCTTGCGCGCGCTGCACCAGCGCATGGTGCAGGCGGTGTGGGAGGGGCGAGGCGGGATGGAGGCGGCGATCGCCGCCCTGCGCGGCAACGCGGCCCCTTAG
- a CDS encoding YebC/PmpR family DNA-binding transcriptional regulator, producing MSGHNRWSKIKRQKAAMGASKGKLFSKVIKEITVAARLGGGDPAGNARLRVAISAARDANMPGDSIQRAIKKGTGELEGAHYEEVMYEGYGPGGVAVMVECVTDNRNRTSADVRSTFGKEGGNLGSEGAVGWLFAKKGVIGVKPGPSEDQVMERAIEAGAEDVVPHGDEGFEVRTAPADLHQVASALEAAGLALAEQKWAYFPSTTVRLSGEAAKKMLKLLEALEENDDVQNVHANFEIDEAELEALSS from the coding sequence ATGTCCGGTCACAATCGCTGGTCCAAGATCAAGCGCCAGAAGGCGGCGATGGGCGCGAGCAAGGGCAAGCTGTTCAGCAAGGTCATCAAGGAGATCACGGTGGCCGCGCGCCTGGGCGGTGGCGACCCCGCGGGCAACGCGCGGCTGCGCGTGGCCATCTCCGCCGCGCGCGACGCGAACATGCCCGGCGACTCCATCCAGCGCGCCATCAAGAAGGGCACCGGCGAGCTGGAGGGAGCGCACTACGAGGAGGTCATGTACGAGGGCTACGGCCCCGGCGGCGTGGCGGTGATGGTCGAGTGCGTCACCGACAACCGCAACCGCACCTCGGCGGACGTGCGCAGCACCTTCGGCAAGGAGGGCGGAAACCTCGGCTCCGAGGGTGCGGTCGGCTGGCTGTTCGCCAAGAAGGGCGTCATCGGCGTGAAGCCCGGCCCCAGCGAGGACCAGGTGATGGAGCGCGCCATCGAGGCGGGCGCCGAGGACGTGGTGCCCCACGGGGACGAAGGCTTCGAGGTGAGGACCGCGCCGGCGGACCTGCACCAGGTGGCCAGCGCGCTCGAGGCCGCGGGCCTGGCGCTCGCCGAGCAGAAGTGGGCCTACTTCCCCTCGACCACCGTGCGGCTCTCCGGCGAGGCCGCCAAGAAGATGCTCAAGCTGCTGGAGGCGCTCGAGGAGAACGACGACGTGCAGAACGTGCACGCGAACTTCGAGATCGACGAGGCGGAGCTGGAGGCGCTCAGCTCCTAG
- a CDS encoding iron-sulfur cluster assembly accessory protein encodes MSDAATQTQSTPPQAPAAKPARGVSVADSAVKRLQLLLAERNTPEAGLRIAVKGGGCSGLAYSMEWAERPRERDKIFERDGVRVFVDPKSYLYLIGTELVYEEGLMASGFKLQNPNVKAACGCGESFAI; translated from the coding sequence ATGAGCGACGCGGCGACCCAGACCCAGAGCACTCCCCCGCAGGCCCCGGCCGCGAAGCCCGCACGCGGCGTGAGCGTGGCGGACAGCGCGGTGAAGCGCCTGCAGCTGCTGCTCGCCGAGCGCAACACGCCCGAGGCCGGCCTGCGCATCGCGGTGAAGGGCGGCGGCTGCTCGGGGCTCGCCTACTCCATGGAGTGGGCGGAGCGCCCTCGCGAGCGCGACAAGATCTTCGAGCGCGACGGGGTGCGCGTGTTCGTGGACCCCAAGAGCTACCTGTACCTCATCGGCACCGAGCTCGTGTACGAGGAGGGGCTGATGGCGAGCGGCTTCAAGCTGCAGAACCCCAACGTCAAGGCGGCGTGCGGCTGCGGCGAGAGCTTCGCGATCTGA
- the iscU gene encoding Fe-S cluster assembly scaffold IscU: MAYSDKVIDHYENPRNVGTLDKADPNVGTGLVGAPACGDVMRLQLKISDEGIIEDAKFKTFGCGSAIASSSLVTEWVKGKSVDQAMEISNKDVARELALPPVKIHCSVLAEDAIKAAVADFKKKREARAQKA, translated from the coding sequence ATGGCTTACAGCGACAAGGTCATCGACCACTACGAGAACCCCCGCAACGTGGGGACCCTGGACAAGGCGGACCCGAACGTGGGCACCGGCCTGGTGGGCGCGCCCGCCTGCGGCGACGTGATGCGCCTGCAGCTGAAGATCAGCGACGAGGGCATCATCGAGGACGCGAAGTTCAAGACCTTCGGCTGCGGCTCCGCCATCGCCTCCAGCTCGCTCGTGACCGAGTGGGTGAAGGGCAAGAGCGTGGACCAGGCCATGGAGATCTCGAACAAGGACGTGGCGCGCGAGCTCGCGCTGCCCCCGGTCAAGATCCACTGCTCCGTGCTCGCCGAGGACGCGATCAAGGCGGCCGTGGCGGACTTCAAGAAGAAGCGCGAGGCCCGCGCTCAGAAGGCGTAA
- a CDS encoding 2Fe-2S iron-sulfur cluster-binding protein: MPKVHFKSPLNDVTVEVPAGTTLLDAAEQCGAQVGHSCGGVCACSTCHVWVRKGLESLSEQSDAEMDRLDQAFDVRPYSRLACQSEAGNEELLVEITEESLTAFMDENPALRHQLEAEGKWPLKK; this comes from the coding sequence GTGCCCAAGGTCCATTTCAAGAGCCCCCTCAACGACGTGACGGTGGAGGTGCCCGCGGGCACCACCCTGCTGGACGCCGCCGAGCAGTGCGGCGCCCAGGTGGGCCACAGCTGCGGCGGGGTGTGCGCCTGCTCCACCTGCCACGTGTGGGTGCGCAAGGGCCTGGAGTCGCTGAGCGAGCAGAGCGACGCGGAGATGGACCGGCTGGACCAGGCGTTCGACGTGCGCCCCTACTCGCGGCTCGCCTGCCAGTCGGAGGCCGGGAATGAGGAGCTCCTGGTGGAGATTACCGAGGAGTCCCTCACCGCGTTCATGGACGAGAACCCGGCGCTGCGGCACCAGCTGGAGGCCGAGGGAAAGTGGCCGCTCAAGAAGTAG
- a CDS encoding lysylphosphatidylglycerol synthase transmembrane domain-containing protein produces the protein MGVVGLVLSAALLSTAFFQWHLSGPGPHLVPRFSFQKFVADLPNHLKWLVPFILLQAAIIPLRALQWQRTLRRPVPLKERFHLVGIGAFTHNAVPGKLGDLMRSFLLSRTERIPFVQCLGSVAVCKLLEFASLMLLVALSFAGPFGETMAHYRNALRVAVSVCVGLVALVVLLAHYSGHFSRALARRHRSPRLQHFLSHLYDGLGTARSFRGMAVALLFSVGPVLASALGYGLGLHGLGIQGGLFAGAVVLGAVSLGQSTPGVPAGMGIYYFVTSWAARSLGASAEDAAAYATLTHLGVVIAHVSLGGWCVHKRGIRLRDLRRGGRLARDAASEVAHVDEPSPASA, from the coding sequence ATGGGCGTGGTGGGCCTGGTGCTCTCCGCGGCGCTGCTCTCCACGGCCTTCTTCCAGTGGCACCTCTCGGGGCCGGGCCCGCACCTCGTGCCGCGCTTCTCCTTCCAGAAGTTCGTCGCGGACCTCCCCAACCACCTGAAGTGGCTGGTCCCGTTCATCCTGCTGCAGGCGGCGATCATCCCGCTGCGCGCGCTGCAGTGGCAGCGCACGCTGCGCCGGCCCGTGCCGCTGAAGGAGCGCTTCCACCTGGTGGGCATCGGCGCGTTCACCCACAACGCGGTGCCCGGCAAGCTGGGAGACCTGATGCGCTCCTTCCTGCTCTCGCGCACCGAGCGCATCCCCTTCGTGCAGTGCCTGGGCTCGGTGGCGGTGTGCAAGCTGCTCGAGTTCGCGAGCCTCATGCTCCTGGTGGCGCTCTCCTTCGCCGGGCCCTTCGGCGAGACGATGGCGCACTACCGCAACGCGCTGAGGGTGGCGGTGTCCGTGTGCGTCGGGCTGGTGGCGCTCGTGGTGCTGCTCGCGCACTACAGCGGCCACTTCTCCCGCGCGCTCGCGCGCCGCCACCGCTCGCCCCGGCTGCAGCACTTCCTCAGCCACCTGTACGACGGGCTGGGCACCGCGCGCAGCTTCCGGGGCATGGCGGTGGCGCTGCTCTTCAGCGTGGGGCCGGTGCTCGCGAGCGCGCTGGGCTACGGCCTCGGCCTGCACGGGCTGGGCATCCAGGGCGGGCTCTTCGCCGGCGCCGTGGTGCTGGGCGCCGTGTCGCTGGGCCAGTCCACCCCCGGGGTGCCCGCCGGCATGGGCATCTACTACTTCGTCACCAGCTGGGCGGCGCGCAGCCTCGGCGCCTCCGCCGAGGACGCGGCCGCCTACGCCACGCTCACCCACCTGGGGGTGGTCATCGCGCACGTGTCCCTGGGCGGCTGGTGCGTGCACAAGCGCGGCATCCGCCTGCGTGACCTGCGCCGGGGCGGCCGGCTCGCGCGCGACGCGGCGAGCGAGGTGGCCCACGTGGACGAGCCCTCACCCGCGAGCGCCTGA
- a CDS encoding IscS subfamily cysteine desulfurase, with protein sequence MKLPIYMDNNATTPLDPRVLEAMLPYLREDFGNAASRNHAFGWKAEAAVEKARKQVAALIGASDKEIVFTSGATESDNLAIKGVVEFYRSKGDHIITLKTEHKAVLDTCKRLERVRQERLDELKMLRLAQLSGQDVTQDNLAELSLKHGIEGDETYRKWAELPTGGARVTYLDVEQDGRVSLEKLEAAMTERTILVSIMHGNNEIGVLQPVAEIGALCRKKGILFHCDAVQSVGKVPFNVDEFKVDLVSMSGHKMYGPKGVGALYVRRKPRVRIAPIIDGGGHERGMRSGTLNVASIVGFGAAAEIAQQDMAAESAKTYRLRERLRTGIMEQLDMVTVNGSLEHRLPGNLNISFAFVEGEALMMAIKDVAVSSGSACTSASLEPSYVLRACGVEEDMAHSSIRFGIGRFNTEEEVDYVIRLMVDKVRRLREMSPLYEMAKEGIDLKSIEWTAH encoded by the coding sequence ATGAAGCTGCCCATCTACATGGACAACAACGCCACCACGCCGCTCGACCCGCGCGTGCTGGAGGCCATGCTGCCGTACCTGCGCGAGGACTTCGGCAACGCGGCGAGCCGCAACCACGCCTTCGGCTGGAAGGCCGAGGCCGCGGTGGAGAAGGCGCGCAAGCAGGTGGCGGCGCTCATCGGGGCGTCCGACAAGGAGATCGTCTTCACCTCGGGCGCCACCGAGAGCGACAACCTCGCCATCAAGGGCGTGGTGGAGTTCTACCGCTCCAAGGGCGACCACATCATCACCCTGAAGACCGAGCACAAGGCGGTGCTGGACACCTGCAAGCGCCTGGAGCGCGTGCGCCAGGAGCGCCTGGACGAGCTGAAGATGCTGCGGCTCGCGCAGCTGAGCGGCCAGGACGTGACCCAGGACAACCTCGCCGAGCTCAGCCTCAAGCACGGCATCGAGGGGGACGAGACCTACCGCAAGTGGGCGGAGCTGCCCACGGGCGGCGCGCGCGTGACCTACCTGGACGTGGAGCAGGACGGCCGGGTGAGCCTCGAGAAGCTCGAGGCGGCGATGACCGAGCGCACCATCCTCGTGTCCATCATGCACGGCAACAACGAGATCGGCGTGCTGCAGCCCGTCGCCGAGATCGGCGCGCTGTGCCGCAAGAAGGGCATCCTCTTCCACTGCGACGCGGTGCAGAGCGTGGGCAAGGTCCCCTTCAACGTGGACGAGTTCAAGGTGGACCTGGTCTCCATGAGCGGCCACAAGATGTACGGCCCCAAGGGCGTGGGCGCGCTCTACGTGCGCCGCAAGCCGCGCGTGCGCATCGCCCCCATCATCGACGGCGGCGGCCACGAGCGCGGCATGCGCTCGGGCACCCTGAACGTGGCCTCCATCGTGGGCTTCGGCGCCGCGGCCGAGATTGCGCAGCAGGACATGGCCGCGGAGAGCGCGAAGACCTACCGCCTGCGCGAGCGGCTGCGCACCGGCATCATGGAGCAGCTGGACATGGTGACGGTGAACGGCAGCCTCGAGCACCGGCTGCCGGGCAACCTCAACATCTCCTTCGCCTTCGTCGAGGGCGAGGCGCTGATGATGGCGATCAAGGACGTGGCGGTGAGCAGCGGCTCCGCCTGCACCTCGGCCTCGCTCGAGCCCAGCTACGTGCTGCGCGCCTGCGGCGTCGAGGAGGACATGGCGCACAGCTCCATCCGCTTCGGCATCGGGCGCTTCAACACCGAGGAGGAGGTGGACTACGTCATCCGCCTCATGGTGGACAAGGTGCGGCGCCTGCGCGAGATGAGCCCGCTGTACGAGATGGCCAAGGAAGGCATCGACCTCAAGAGCATCGAGTGGACGGCGCACTAG
- the hscB gene encoding Fe-S protein assembly co-chaperone HscB — MAARPAGATHFDVFGLPRAYDVDAPALERSYRELSLKLHPDRFAQAEAKERRLSLEQTTALNEAFKTLKDPVRRAFYLLKLQGVDLDRDDASAQKNMPLDFLEEVMELREALDEAMEAKDLTRAQGMAVDVTARQKEALAQAVAALHALGSAPAGSEEAAAALTKASHGLGRVRYFTRFLEQVEAFEEEALG; from the coding sequence ATCGCCGCGCGCCCCGCCGGCGCCACCCACTTCGACGTGTTCGGCCTGCCGCGCGCCTACGACGTGGACGCGCCGGCGCTCGAGCGCAGCTACCGCGAGCTGAGCCTCAAGCTGCACCCGGACCGCTTCGCACAGGCGGAGGCGAAGGAGCGCCGGCTCTCGCTCGAGCAGACCACCGCGCTCAACGAGGCCTTCAAGACGCTGAAGGACCCGGTGCGGCGCGCCTTCTACCTGCTCAAGCTGCAGGGCGTGGACCTGGACCGCGACGACGCGAGCGCGCAGAAGAACATGCCCCTCGACTTCCTCGAGGAGGTGATGGAGCTGCGCGAGGCGCTCGACGAGGCGATGGAGGCGAAGGACCTCACGCGCGCGCAAGGCATGGCGGTGGACGTGACGGCGCGCCAGAAGGAGGCGCTCGCGCAGGCGGTGGCGGCGCTGCACGCGCTGGGCTCGGCGCCCGCGGGCAGCGAGGAAGCGGCCGCGGCGCTCACAAAGGCCTCGCATGGGCTCGGACGCGTGAGGTACTTCACGCGCTTCCTCGAGCAGGTGGAAGCCTTCGAGGAGGAGGCACTGGGCTGA
- a CDS encoding arsenate reductase family protein: MKQPLTEAELRALAERIGGVRELVAPKRRKELAEIPDEALARHLAENPNHVRRPLVDTGRQLLGGFTADVRAALESEWGTGD, from the coding sequence ATGAAGCAGCCCCTGACGGAGGCCGAGCTGCGCGCGCTCGCTGAGCGCATCGGCGGCGTGCGCGAGCTCGTCGCGCCCAAGCGCCGCAAGGAGCTGGCCGAGATCCCGGACGAGGCGCTCGCGCGCCACCTCGCCGAGAACCCGAACCACGTGCGCAGGCCCCTGGTGGACACGGGGCGGCAGCTGCTGGGCGGCTTCACCGCGGACGTGCGCGCGGCGCTCGAGTCGGAGTGGGGCACCGGCGACTAG
- the hscA gene encoding Fe-S protein assembly chaperone HscA, with translation MSKNGYLQIHDPLKPKGHAVGIDLGTTNSLVAAVIGGKPQCLPADEGEALLLPSVVHYAKDGGVVVGARARRLAPEAPTDTIVSVKRFMGRSPDDPETRKLGSYRFIEGSHSVVRFDVAGGQPVTPIEVSGEILRTLKRRAESHFAGKVEQAVITVPAYFDDAQRQATKDAGRLAGLEVLRLINEPTAAALAYGLDKNSQGTFAVYDLGGGTFDVSILKLVDGVFEVKSTGGDSALGGDDFDRAIAEHVLETLGEKKPSPALVSKALAAARSAKEALTEAEEVELALGDGHRQRITRAQLDAWIQPYIQRTGLVCRRALKDAGVTPAELDGVILVGGSTRVPAVRAFVKQLFGKEPLGDIDPDQVVALGAAVQADLLTNADRADEVLLLDVIPLSLGLETMGGIVEKVIPRNSTIPTAAAQVFTTFKDAQTGLDVHVLQGERELVEDCRSLARFRLSGIPAMPAGMARIEVRFQVDADGILSVSAQEQSTGVTQAITVKPSHGLTDEEIERMLLDSIEHAEDDIQARQLREQRVDAERVLTEAERQLSQHGDLLQPHERQQIDAAMAHVREVAKGQDHLALKESVHALDETSKPFIERVMNRALTQAVSGHSVEEY, from the coding sequence ATGAGCAAGAACGGCTATCTGCAGATTCACGACCCGCTCAAGCCCAAGGGCCACGCGGTGGGCATCGACCTGGGCACCACCAACTCGCTCGTGGCGGCGGTCATCGGCGGCAAGCCCCAGTGCCTGCCCGCGGACGAGGGCGAGGCCCTGCTGCTCCCCTCCGTCGTGCACTACGCGAAGGACGGCGGCGTGGTGGTGGGCGCGCGCGCGCGCAGGCTCGCGCCCGAGGCCCCCACGGACACCATCGTCAGCGTGAAGCGCTTCATGGGGCGCTCGCCGGACGACCCCGAGACCCGCAAGCTGGGCAGCTACCGCTTCATCGAGGGCAGCCACTCCGTGGTGCGCTTCGACGTGGCGGGCGGCCAGCCGGTGACGCCCATCGAGGTGTCCGGAGAGATCCTGCGCACGCTCAAGCGCCGCGCGGAGAGCCACTTCGCGGGCAAGGTGGAGCAGGCGGTCATCACCGTGCCCGCCTACTTCGACGACGCCCAGCGCCAGGCCACGAAGGACGCGGGCCGCCTCGCGGGGCTCGAGGTGCTGCGGCTCATCAACGAGCCCACGGCGGCGGCGCTCGCGTACGGCCTGGACAAGAACAGCCAGGGCACCTTCGCCGTCTACGACCTGGGCGGCGGCACCTTCGACGTCTCCATCCTGAAGCTGGTGGACGGGGTGTTCGAGGTGAAGAGCACCGGCGGCGACTCGGCGCTCGGCGGCGACGACTTCGACCGCGCCATCGCCGAGCACGTGCTCGAGACCCTGGGCGAGAAGAAGCCCTCCCCTGCCCTCGTCTCCAAGGCGCTCGCGGCGGCGCGCAGCGCGAAGGAGGCGCTCACCGAGGCGGAGGAGGTGGAGCTTGCGCTCGGCGACGGGCACCGCCAGCGCATCACGCGCGCACAGCTGGACGCGTGGATCCAGCCCTACATCCAGCGCACGGGCCTGGTGTGCCGCCGCGCCCTCAAGGACGCGGGCGTCACGCCGGCGGAGCTGGACGGCGTCATCCTCGTGGGCGGCAGCACCCGCGTGCCCGCGGTGCGCGCGTTCGTGAAGCAGCTGTTCGGCAAGGAGCCGCTCGGGGACATCGACCCCGACCAGGTGGTGGCGCTGGGCGCCGCGGTGCAGGCGGACCTGCTCACCAACGCGGACCGCGCGGACGAGGTCCTGCTGCTGGACGTCATCCCGCTCTCGCTGGGGCTGGAGACCATGGGCGGGATCGTGGAGAAGGTCATCCCGCGCAACAGCACCATCCCCACCGCGGCGGCCCAGGTCTTCACCACCTTCAAGGACGCGCAGACCGGCCTGGACGTGCACGTGCTGCAGGGGGAGCGCGAGCTGGTCGAGGACTGCCGCAGCCTCGCGCGCTTCCGCCTCTCGGGGATTCCCGCGATGCCCGCGGGCATGGCGCGCATCGAGGTGCGCTTCCAGGTGGACGCGGACGGCATCCTCAGCGTGAGCGCGCAGGAGCAGAGCACGGGCGTCACGCAGGCGATCACGGTGAAGCCCAGCCACGGCCTCACCGACGAGGAGATCGAGCGCATGCTGCTCGACTCCATCGAGCACGCGGAGGACGACATCCAGGCGCGCCAGCTGCGCGAGCAGCGGGTGGACGCCGAGCGCGTGCTCACCGAGGCCGAGCGCCAGCTCTCCCAGCACGGCGACCTGCTTCAGCCCCACGAGCGGCAGCAGATCGACGCCGCCATGGCGCACGTGCGCGAGGTGGCCAAGGGACAGGATCACCTGGCCCTCAAGGAGAGCGTCCACGCGCTGGACGAGACGAGCAAGCCCTTCATCGAGCGCGTGATGAACCGCGCCCTCACCCAGGCCGTGAGCGGCCACTCTGTCGAAGAGTACTGA
- a CDS encoding DUF2378 family protein, whose product MDGSQGAPVPRRNFEGLFEHVLQPDGAFREALRRAGYDAADPRESYPLGVWREALRVARAHAHPQLTEAQAYRELGRQVIQGLSHTLVGRVFALAAPMLGPARCVAKMPTYLRSSREDVRVHVRALELRLWEVEVHDPDPLPEFVAGSVEAVLRLTRVLPRVEVELQSASAYVLRVSWIA is encoded by the coding sequence ATGGATGGCTCTCAGGGCGCTCCGGTGCCGCGGCGCAACTTCGAGGGCCTCTTCGAGCACGTGCTCCAGCCGGATGGGGCCTTCCGCGAGGCGCTGCGCCGGGCGGGCTACGACGCCGCCGACCCGCGCGAGAGCTACCCGCTGGGCGTGTGGCGGGAGGCGCTGCGGGTGGCGCGGGCGCATGCGCACCCGCAGCTCACCGAGGCCCAGGCCTACCGGGAGCTGGGGCGCCAGGTCATCCAGGGGCTGAGCCACACGCTGGTGGGGCGCGTCTTCGCGCTCGCGGCGCCGATGCTGGGCCCGGCGCGCTGCGTGGCGAAGATGCCCACCTACCTGCGCTCGAGCCGCGAGGACGTCCGCGTGCACGTGCGCGCGCTCGAGCTGCGGCTCTGGGAGGTGGAGGTCCACGACCCCGACCCGCTGCCCGAGTTCGTGGCGGGCTCGGTGGAGGCGGTGCTGCGTCTCACCCGGGTGCTGCCGCGGGTGGAGGTGGAGCTGCAGAGCGCGAGCGCCTACGTGCTGCGCGTGAGCTGGATCGCCTAG